The following are from one region of the Coffea eugenioides isolate CCC68of chromosome 2, Ceug_1.0, whole genome shotgun sequence genome:
- the LOC113760308 gene encoding dirigent protein 22-like → MAKQIQAFLLICLILIIAVAVAVVDGTTAQGGPEESVDEWFHKLGRAKEKVTKLHFYFHDTVGGKSPTAVRVASANTTFTSSLTYFGLVVMFDDPLTAGPEITSTVLGKAQGFYASTDQNELGLAMYVNYHFTTGEHKGSTLTLVGRNAVDQKTREMSIVGGTGVFRLARGIATAKTYFQNSANFDAIVEYNLVVVHY, encoded by the coding sequence ATGGCGAAGCAAATTCAAGCCTTCTTGCTCATTTGCTTGATCCTGATAATAGCCGTAGCCGTGGCCGTGGTTGATGGCACTACTGCCCAAGGCGGCCCAGAAGAATCAGTTGATGAGTGGTTCCATAAGCTGGGCAGGGCAAAAGAGAAGGTGACAAAACTTCATTTTTACTTCCACGACACGGTTGGTGGCAAGAGCCCAACGGCAGTAAGGGTGGCCAGTGCCAACACAACTTTCACGTCATCGCTGACATATTTCGGCCTGGTTGTGATGTTCGATGACCCATTGACGGCCGGTCCTGAGATTACTTCAACGGTGTTGGGTAAAGCCCAAGGCTTTTATGCCTCCACTGACCAAAACGAACTCGGACTGGCCATGTACGTGAATTACCACTTCACGACCGGAGAGCATAAGGGAAGCACTCTGACCCTCGTCGGAAGAAATGCCGTCGACCAGAAAACTAGGGAAATGTCCATCGTTGGGGGTACTGGTGTTTTCCGGTTGGCACGGGGAATTGCCACTGCAAAAACTTATTTTCAAAATTCTGCCAACTTTGATGCTATTGTTGAGTACAACCTTGTGGTTGTACATTATTGA